One Alnus glutinosa chromosome 3, dhAlnGlut1.1, whole genome shotgun sequence genomic region harbors:
- the LOC133864468 gene encoding uncharacterized protein LOC133864468: protein MPQEVISTTIMKIKHPEHEHELELKNYQKPYMCDGCKEHGYGSRYRCELCDFDLHEECMFTAPKAYHEFFKESTFKFFNQPPGKCCTRTCDDCRRYCDACGKAINGFVYHCEAKGWDLHPCCRNLKNKIYIDGEKFRLSDKASKKCIWCKKKRFPNSVKGIPGWSYVSKSENYHFHVYCAIEMVLESWNNRPKDNNSCLALENLELPLQPNSSRSRGGSSKYLRIVKIFLRTIVTILLGDPTITLASLLVELVS from the coding sequence TCAAGAAGTCATCAGCACAACAATTATGAAGATTAAACACCCGGAGCATGAGCATGAGCTTGagctaaaaaattatcaaaagccATACATGTGTGATGGATGCAAGGAGCATGGTTATGGATCAAGATATAGATGTGAGCTTTGCGActttgatctccatgaggaatGCATGTTCACCGCCCCCAAAGCTTACCATGAGTTCTTTAAGGAATCCACCTTCAAATTCTTCAATCAACCACCAGGAAAATGCTGTACGAGAACCTGCGACGACTGCAGAAGGTATTGTGATGCATGTGGAAAGGCTATAAATGGCTTTGTTTACCACTGTGAAGCAAAGGGCTGGGATTTACATCCATGTTGTCGCaacctcaaaaataaaatttacattGATGGTGAGAAATTCCGGCTTAGCGATAAGGCGTCAAAGAAATGCATATGGTGCAAGAAGAAGAGGTTTCCAAATAGTGTCAAGGGCATCCCAGGCTGGTCTTATGTGTCAAAGAGTGAGAATTACCATTTTCATGTGTATTGCGCAATAGAAATGGTCCTTGAGAGCTGGAACAATAGGCCTAAAGATAATAATAGCTGTTTGGCATTGGAGAACTTGGAGCTACCACTTCAACCTAATTCAAGTCGAAGCAGAGGAGGTAGCAGCAAGTATTTGCGGATAGTTAAGATATTCCTTAGGACCATTGTTACAATTCTTTTAGGGGATCCCACCATAACTTTGGCTTCCCTCCTTGTGGAACTGGTGTCTTAG